A DNA window from Desulfatiglans sp. contains the following coding sequences:
- a CDS encoding M56 family metallopeptidase, which translates to MDFLSLLSSHEAAGFFITLAGQSILISITGLVLLKLLSKKTAPLRSLVCAATIIAMGLLIVIFIGARLSDISWQMEPTPVIEQETTSNFISVPYQYEPLPVASLPNVSSKPLQIEPVPHIVIQPYIPQNIDTAYMTPNLEHSPYSISLSSTVITIINMLGLIWIIGVLFQLFRLGYGLILVKKFKRSIEAIKDISFNNMLSNIAATLFRKGRLVPRLYRSSLIESPMAIGFIHPAIIIPEKLFTTLTDNELKSILLHEMAHIYHYDQV; encoded by the coding sequence ATGGATTTTCTCTCTTTATTATCAAGTCATGAAGCAGCAGGGTTTTTTATTACACTGGCAGGGCAGTCTATCCTGATTTCAATTACAGGGCTTGTCCTGTTAAAACTGCTTTCTAAAAAAACTGCACCTCTTCGCAGCCTTGTGTGCGCAGCAACAATAATTGCAATGGGATTACTCATTGTGATCTTTATCGGTGCTCGTTTATCTGACATATCATGGCAAATGGAACCAACACCTGTTATTGAGCAGGAAACCACATCAAATTTTATCTCTGTTCCATATCAGTATGAACCATTACCAGTTGCGTCACTGCCTAATGTATCCTCTAAACCATTACAGATAGAACCTGTACCCCACATTGTTATACAGCCATATATTCCTCAAAATATTGATACAGCATATATGACTCCTAACCTGGAACATTCTCCATACTCTATCAGTTTGTCCTCTACTGTAATTACCATTATTAACATGCTGGGCCTCATATGGATTATCGGGGTACTTTTTCAACTTTTCAGGCTGGGCTATGGATTAATATTGGTAAAGAAATTTAAGAGAAGTATTGAAGCTATAAAGGATATATCCTTTAATAATATGCTGAGCAATATTGCCGCCACATTATTCAGGAAGGGGCGACTTGTGCCCAGGCTTTACCGATCATCTCTAATAGAGTCCCCAATGGCAATAGGGTTTATACATCCTGCTATCATTATCCCTGAAAAGCTATTTACCACATTAACAGACAATGAGCTTAAGAGCATCCTTCTGCATGAGATGGCGCATATATACCATTATGACCAGGT
- a CDS encoding BlaI/MecI/CopY family transcriptional regulator yields the protein MKKNALPKLTPAEFEIMNAVWNSGELTVTEIMNQVNKNNKRNLTRSTIQVQIGRLEEKGWLNHRQEGNKFFFKSTTPRSEASAAIALDIGDRIFGGSCVELVKAFFSRSAVSSEEIRQLRELIDKYEEK from the coding sequence ATGAAAAAAAATGCCTTACCAAAACTCACGCCCGCAGAATTTGAGATAATGAATGCAGTCTGGAACTCAGGGGAGCTTACAGTTACAGAAATCATGAATCAGGTAAATAAAAATAATAAACGCAATCTTACCAGGTCAACTATCCAGGTTCAGATCGGAAGGCTTGAGGAAAAGGGATGGCTTAACCATCGTCAGGAAGGAAACAAGTTTTTTTTCAAATCCACTACACCGCGCAGTGAAGCCTCTGCTGCCATAGCACTTGATATAGGTGATCGTATTTTTGGCGGTTCATGTGTAGAGCTTGTAAAGGCATTTTTCAGCAGGTCAGCGGTTTCAAGTGAAGAGATAAGGCAGTTAAGGGAGTTAATAGACAAATACGAGGAGAAATAA